In Candidatus Zixiibacteriota bacterium, the sequence ATGGATGCCATCGAGGAGTCAGTTCCGTCGGGTCGAATCGATTTCATTGCCGAGTCGTCTCTGTCTCTGCTCTCCGAACCGCGTGTAAAGAGACTGGCGCGTAATGGATTTAAGGCGCTGCTACCCGGAATTGAGTCCTGGTTCGAGATGGGCAAGAAGTCAAGCACGGGCACGATAACGGGAATTGACAAAGTTCGAAAAGTATCGGCTCACATCCGGATGATCCTCCGCCACATTCCGTATGTTCAAACCAACCATATCTTCGGACTCGACGGCGATGAGGGGCCGGCGCCGTTCGAACTGACCAAGCGGTTTCTCGACATCACGCCGGGGGCGTTTCCGGCTTACTCGATGCTTTCCGCTTTTGGCGCAGCAGCACCCCTCAACATCGAGCTTCAGCGCGCCAACCGGGTGCTGCCGATTCCGTTTCACTTCCTCAGCAACGTTCAGATGAACATTCGTCCCAAGAACTATTCCTGGCCGGAATTCTACGATTATCTCATTGATGTAACATCATTCTCCTACTCTTCGCGCCTGCTGCTCCGGCGATTCCTGGCCAATGGCGAGACGATTCCCAGATGGCTGAATGTTGTCCGTGGGCTCTCGTCGGAGCGCTTTGGTCGCATTGCCTACTTCACTGAAGTGCGCAAGCGACTGGATAGCGACCGACCATTCCGACGATTCTTCGAACAGGAGACGGATGAGATTCCCGAATATTTCATAGGGAGAATTCGCAAGGACCTTGGCCATTTTTGGCAGTGGTTGCCGGAAGGAGCATTTCGTCATGATCCGAACGCGGCTCTGTTGTCGATGGAGAGAGTACTCCCCGGTGCCGCAGTTCACAGCACACCATAACGAGAAGCAGTTCGCTGGAGAAGAGAGGTAGATGATGGGTGACAAAGGCGGAAAGAAAGACAAAGAGAAAGAGCGAAAGCAGAAGAAAAGCAAGCGCGAGCAAGAGGAGAAGGCCAGACAGGATAGACAGCCCAAGAAGGCTACATAACAGGTACGAGCAACCAAGCAACCAAGAGGAATGTCCGTCGCACTCGGTAGACCATGGCCGACCTATTGCCCCCGTTTCCGCGATCCCCTTGTTGTGTCGTACTGACACGTTAAAACAAGGAGACCGGCTGACCGGTCTCCCCGAGTTTCAGTCCTGTGGCAATGCTACCACGAGTGGGGCAATGTCGAGGCTAATACACTTTGCGGTAGCCGTTGCCGCCTTCGCGATTACCACGGTCTTCGCGCGGTTTCGCCTGATTAACTTTCAACTCGCGACCGTTCATCTCGCGGCCGTTGAGCCCGCCAATGGCGGCAGTCGCCTCTGCGGTTGCCGGCATCTCAACAAACGCGAACCCTTTCGGCTGTCCGCTGTCGCGATCAGTAATGACGTTCACGGTTGAGACCTGACCAAAGCCTTCGAAAGCCTGGCGCAACTGTTCTTTTGTCGTTTCGAACGACATGTTTCCGACGTAGATATTCACTCTACACTCCATTT encodes:
- a CDS encoding radical SAM protein encodes the protein MRKLSVGIIDLVAKAPMKTIWMRVMGANFVSIMPQVVATWCELQGHNVTLVTYTGRENLIDELPVEVDIVFISAFTEAALLSYALSKLFRSRGAVTVLGGPHARCYPQDAQKYFDYVLGFTDKALIQRVLQDCAPYRPVGQHLSAARHPIDLPSVSERWKFIEQTLRKAPFIKIVPLLSSLGCPYSCDFCIDAQVPYQPLDVGEMKRDLRFLLTKLKRPRVAWHDPNFGVQFDRCMDAIEESVPSGRIDFIAESSLSLLSEPRVKRLARNGFKALLPGIESWFEMGKKSSTGTITGIDKVRKVSAHIRMILRHIPYVQTNHIFGLDGDEGPAPFELTKRFLDITPGAFPAYSMLSAFGAAAPLNIELQRANRVLPIPFHFLSNVQMNIRPKNYSWPEFYDYLIDVTSFSYSSRLLLRRFLANGETIPRWLNVVRGLSSERFGRIAYFTEVRKRLDSDRPFRRFFEQETDEIPEYFIGRIRKDLGHFWQWLPEGAFRHDPNAALLSMERVLPGAAVHSTP
- a CDS encoding RNA-binding protein, which codes for MNIYVGNMSFETTKEQLRQAFEGFGQVSTVNVITDRDSGQPKGFAFVEMPATAEATAAIGGLNGREMNGRELKVNQAKPREDRGNREGGNGYRKVY